A genomic region of Rhizobium sp. NXC24 contains the following coding sequences:
- a CDS encoding response regulator transcription factor, whose protein sequence is MRVLLVEDDNILGSSLKKALEKHAYGVDWMRDGESGLEAAQHSHFAAVILDINLPQLNGMEVLRGIRQRGNAVPVLLLTALDAVRQKVEGLDEGADDYLVKPFDLDELLARLRALIRRRDGRTESLIRCGDVEVDPSAMVARKGSAQVHTTAKEFHLLKLLMERSGRYVTKNDIEYALYDAENSVESNAIEVTIYNLRKKLGTDFIKSIRGVGYMIER, encoded by the coding sequence GTGCGTGTTCTGCTTGTTGAAGACGACAATATTCTCGGATCATCCCTCAAGAAGGCTTTGGAGAAACACGCTTACGGTGTCGATTGGATGCGCGATGGCGAGTCCGGTCTCGAAGCTGCGCAGCATTCGCATTTCGCGGCTGTTATTCTCGATATCAACCTGCCGCAGCTCAATGGCATGGAGGTGCTGAGAGGCATTCGACAGCGGGGCAATGCGGTGCCGGTTTTGCTGCTGACTGCGCTCGATGCGGTACGGCAGAAGGTCGAGGGGCTCGATGAGGGCGCCGATGATTACCTGGTCAAGCCGTTCGATCTCGACGAACTGCTTGCCCGCCTGCGCGCGCTGATTCGCCGCCGCGATGGGCGAACCGAAAGCCTCATACGATGCGGCGATGTCGAGGTCGACCCGTCGGCGATGGTCGCCCGCAAGGGCAGCGCGCAGGTTCATACCACCGCCAAGGAATTCCATCTGCTGAAGCTGCTCATGGAGCGCAGCGGCCGATACGTGACCAAGAACGATATCGAATATGCGCTTTACGATGCCGAGAACAGCGTCGAAAGCAACGCCATCGAGGTGACGATCTACAACCTGCGCAAAAAGCTCGGCACCGATTTCATCAAGTCGATCCGCGGCGTCGGCTACATGATCGAACGATGA
- a CDS encoding PLP-dependent aminotransferase family protein → MNDTIVTNGASGTRIEVVMAAISNRIAARSLVPGARLPSVRSFARTMQVSVSTVVEAYERLAAEGVIRSRPGSGFYVCGPLAPLSLSEIAPPLERDVDPLWISRQSLEVDDAVLKPGCGWLPPSWMPKAALRRAMRTLARTGGSDILTNYGTPLGLPPLRQLLARRMGEHGITASPDRIMLMESGTQAIDLLCRFLLEPGDTVLVDDPCYFNFHALLRAHRANIVGVPFTPTGPDIERFAEALERHKPRLYITNSAVHNPTGAALSPVTAHRLLKLADASNLIIIEDDIFADFEHVPAPRLAAYDGLDRVIHIGSFSKTLSASVRCGFIAARRDWIDGLVDLKIATNFSGGQLGAELLFSALKDGGYRKHIEALRVRLAKAMSETISRLEAIGITPWLKPQAGMFLWCRLPEGLNAADVARACLAEGIILAPGNAFSQRDAASNFLRFNVAQSTDARIFEVLAASMRRLGAG, encoded by the coding sequence ATGAACGATACCATTGTAACGAATGGGGCCAGCGGCACGCGCATCGAGGTCGTGATGGCGGCGATTTCCAATCGCATTGCCGCACGCAGCCTGGTGCCGGGGGCGCGGCTTCCTTCGGTGCGCAGCTTCGCCAGGACGATGCAGGTATCCGTTTCCACCGTGGTCGAGGCTTATGAGCGGCTGGCGGCCGAGGGCGTCATCCGCTCGCGGCCCGGTTCCGGCTTTTACGTCTGTGGGCCGCTCGCGCCGCTTTCCCTGTCGGAGATCGCTCCGCCGCTCGAACGCGATGTCGATCCGCTCTGGATTTCGCGGCAATCGTTGGAGGTGGACGATGCTGTGCTGAAGCCCGGTTGCGGCTGGCTTCCGCCCTCCTGGATGCCGAAAGCGGCGCTGCGTCGAGCGATGCGAACCCTGGCGCGGACCGGCGGGAGCGACATTCTCACCAACTATGGAACACCGCTCGGCCTGCCGCCGTTGCGGCAGCTTCTGGCACGGCGCATGGGCGAACACGGCATTACGGCGTCGCCTGATCGAATCATGCTCATGGAATCCGGCACGCAGGCCATCGATCTTCTCTGCCGTTTCCTGCTCGAACCGGGCGATACCGTGCTGGTCGACGATCCCTGCTACTTCAATTTCCACGCTCTCCTGCGGGCGCACCGGGCCAATATCGTCGGCGTGCCCTTCACGCCGACAGGGCCGGATATCGAGCGGTTTGCCGAGGCACTCGAAAGACATAAGCCGCGCCTCTACATCACCAATTCCGCCGTTCACAACCCAACCGGCGCCGCATTGTCGCCGGTGACGGCGCATCGCCTGTTGAAGCTGGCGGATGCTTCCAACCTGATCATCATCGAAGACGATATTTTTGCCGATTTCGAGCACGTGCCGGCGCCGCGGCTTGCCGCCTATGATGGGCTCGATCGGGTGATCCATATCGGCAGCTTCTCGAAGACGCTGTCGGCCTCGGTGCGCTGCGGCTTCATCGCGGCGCGGCGGGATTGGATCGACGGCCTTGTCGATCTGAAGATCGCCACCAACTTCAGCGGTGGCCAATTGGGGGCCGAGCTGTTGTTCTCGGCCCTGAAGGACGGAGGCTATCGCAAGCATATCGAGGCGTTGCGAGTCCGGCTTGCCAAGGCCATGAGCGAAACCATCTCCCGATTGGAGGCAATCGGCATCACGCCCTGGCTGAAGCCACAGGCCGGCATGTTCCTTTGGTGCCGGCTGCCGGAGGGGCTGAATGCGGCCGACGTCGCCCGCGCCTGCCTCGCCGAAGGCATCATCCTGGCACCCGGCAATGCCTTCAGCCAGAGGGATGCGGCAAGCAATTTCCTCCGCTTCAATGTTGCGCAATCAACGGATGCTCGCATTTTCGAGGTCCTGGCGGCGTCGATGCGGAGATTGGGGGCCGGATGA
- a CDS encoding nuclear transport factor 2 family protein translates to MATPLVPPFTRETANAKVRMAEDGWNSRDPERVSKVYTEDSQWRNRAEFPRGRKEIVEFLTRKWARELDYRLIKELWAFDGNRIAVRFAYEWRDDSGHWFRSYGNENWEFDAEGLMQRRFASINDMPIKEEDRKFHWPLGRRPDDHPGLSDLGL, encoded by the coding sequence ATGGCCACCCCACTCGTGCCGCCGTTTACCCGCGAAACCGCTAACGCCAAAGTCCGCATGGCCGAAGACGGCTGGAACAGCCGCGATCCCGAACGTGTCTCGAAGGTCTATACCGAAGACAGCCAGTGGCGGAACCGCGCCGAATTTCCGCGCGGCCGCAAGGAAATCGTCGAATTCCTCACCCGCAAATGGGCCAGAGAGTTGGACTACCGGCTGATCAAGGAACTATGGGCCTTCGACGGCAACCGCATCGCCGTGCGTTTCGCCTATGAATGGCGCGACGATAGCGGCCACTGGTTTCGCTCCTATGGCAATGAAAATTGGGAATTCGACGCCGAGGGCCTGATGCAGCGCCGCTTTGCCTCGATCAACGACATGCCGATCAAGGAAGAAGACCGGAAATTCCATTGGCCGCTCGGCCGCCGTCCGGACGACCATCCAGGGCTTTCCGATCTCGGACTCTGA
- a CDS encoding TetR/AcrR family transcriptional regulator produces the protein MTRTIFEKSDAIILVAEVFRELGYEGASMSNITARTKLSKGSLYHFFPGGKEEMAAEIMANIDAWFVNEMFKPLEEDEPHAAIARMWETTDTYFRSGHRICLIGAFALDETRDRFAAAIQTYFNRWIEALAGALTRAGLKTAEANALAEEAVVGIQGALILARALGDDAIFGRTLRRWRERVEAKLG, from the coding sequence ATGACACGCACCATCTTCGAAAAATCGGACGCCATCATCCTCGTTGCCGAAGTCTTTCGTGAACTCGGCTACGAGGGTGCATCGATGAGCAACATCACGGCGCGTACCAAACTGTCGAAGGGCAGCCTCTATCACTTCTTTCCCGGCGGAAAGGAGGAGATGGCGGCGGAGATCATGGCCAATATCGACGCCTGGTTCGTCAACGAGATGTTCAAGCCGCTCGAAGAAGACGAACCGCACGCCGCCATTGCCCGCATGTGGGAGACAACAGACACTTATTTCCGCTCCGGCCATCGCATCTGTCTCATCGGCGCCTTCGCGCTCGACGAAACACGCGACCGTTTCGCAGCGGCGATCCAGACCTATTTCAACCGATGGATCGAAGCACTTGCCGGCGCTTTGACGAGAGCGGGCCTCAAGACGGCAGAAGCAAATGCGCTCGCCGAAGAAGCGGTAGTCGGTATCCAGGGCGCACTGATACTTGCGAGAGCGCTGGGGGACGACGCGATTTTTGGGCGAACGCTTCGACGGTGGCGGGAGCGGGTGGAAGCCAAGTTGGGGTGA
- a CDS encoding TetR-like C-terminal domain-containing protein — translation MKPSATARAPDISMPPLQMAAQATALWSLVHGFAMLRLEGRLDGMIRSLPGDETADSLLDAMLSAIRVVDD, via the coding sequence ATGAAACCATCCGCCACCGCCCGCGCACCCGACATATCGATGCCGCCGCTACAGATGGCGGCGCAGGCGACGGCCCTCTGGTCACTGGTGCATGGCTTCGCTATGCTGCGGCTCGAGGGACGCCTGGACGGCATGATCAGATCGCTTCCTGGCGACGAGACGGCGGATAGTTTGCTGGACGCGATGCTTTCGGCCATCCGCGTCGTAGATGATTAA
- a CDS encoding glucoamylase family protein: protein MLQQTNETDDALIDRLQRSAFDYFMLYTNPENGLVADTSIKTSHCSIAAVGFALSSYPVAVERGWISRADAAQRVLTSLNFFAESQQGEERGATGHRGFYYHFLYMATGNRAWNSELSTIDTGLFLLGVLTAAAYFNGPDQNEEDIRTQAQFLYERCDWHWALNKGKTISMGWKPSSGFLRWRYQGYDEAIFLYVLALASPSHPIPSSSYDAFASTYTWMMFRDTPYLYAGPLFIHLFSHAWIDFRGIADRHVADKDTDYFRNTQTAIAVQRDYTDRNPGHFVGYAKNIWGLSACDGPNPTGTKHSRRYSPKVLGYAARGAPLGPDDGTIAPWGPLSCLPFDRQAALDGTKALLSTYPNLLLDGRFPGGFNPSVRGPGPEGWVDDRSVAIDQGLLVMMIENERSGLIWNLMRQSPILRRGLERAGFIGGWLNEEQTAPAIV, encoded by the coding sequence ATGCTGCAACAGACCAACGAAACCGACGATGCGTTGATCGACCGTCTGCAACGTTCGGCCTTCGACTATTTCATGCTTTACACCAATCCGGAAAATGGGCTGGTGGCGGATACTTCGATCAAGACGAGCCATTGCAGCATCGCCGCCGTCGGCTTCGCGCTGTCGAGCTATCCCGTCGCCGTCGAACGCGGCTGGATCAGCCGCGCGGATGCGGCCCAGCGCGTGTTGACCTCGCTGAACTTTTTCGCCGAAAGCCAGCAGGGAGAAGAGCGAGGCGCCACCGGTCATCGCGGCTTCTACTATCACTTCCTCTATATGGCGACCGGCAACCGGGCCTGGAACAGCGAACTCTCCACCATCGATACCGGCCTTTTCCTGCTCGGCGTATTGACGGCGGCAGCCTATTTCAACGGCCCCGATCAGAACGAAGAGGACATTCGCACACAGGCGCAGTTTCTCTATGAGCGCTGCGATTGGCATTGGGCGCTGAACAAGGGCAAGACGATCAGCATGGGCTGGAAGCCGAGCAGCGGTTTCCTGCGCTGGCGCTACCAGGGCTATGACGAGGCGATCTTTCTTTACGTGCTGGCACTCGCTTCGCCCAGCCATCCCATACCGTCATCGAGCTACGACGCCTTCGCCTCGACCTATACCTGGATGATGTTCAGGGACACGCCCTATCTCTATGCCGGGCCGCTGTTCATCCATCTCTTCTCTCACGCCTGGATCGATTTTCGCGGCATCGCCGACCGGCATGTGGCCGACAAGGACACGGACTATTTCCGCAACACCCAGACGGCCATCGCCGTTCAGCGCGATTACACCGACCGCAACCCGGGCCACTTCGTCGGCTATGCCAAGAACATTTGGGGGCTCTCGGCCTGTGACGGCCCGAATCCGACCGGCACCAAGCACAGCCGGCGTTACAGCCCTAAGGTTCTCGGCTATGCCGCCCGCGGCGCGCCGCTCGGTCCCGACGACGGTACGATCGCGCCCTGGGGCCCGTTATCCTGCCTGCCGTTCGACCGCCAAGCCGCCCTCGACGGCACCAAGGCCCTGCTTTCCACCTATCCGAACCTGTTGCTGGACGGCCGCTTTCCCGGTGGCTTCAACCCCAGCGTCAGAGGCCCAGGCCCAGAAGGCTGGGTGGACGACCGCTCGGTCGCCATCGACCAGGGCCTGCTCGTGATGATGATCGAAAATGAGCGCAGCGGGCTGATCTGGAACCTGATGCGGCAATCGCCGATCCTGCGCCGTGGCCTCGAACGCGCCGGCTTTATCGGCGGCTGGCTGAACGAAGAGCAGACGGCGCCGGCGATCGTCTGA
- a CDS encoding Ldh family oxidoreductase translates to MHLSLAEAETLVVEALQRNRVSAENARSVAVALVAAEAAGQGGHGLRRVPAYAGQAKIGKTDGFAKPQLLRPYPAVLRIDAGNGYAYPALDLAVAELSIVAREQGIALAAISRSHHAGVMGLTVERFADQGLVALMVANAPASMAPWGGKRPVFGTNPIAFAAPLPDADPIVIDLALSKVARGKVMAARQKGAPIPADWAYDRDGKPTTDAEEALAGTMIPAGESKGAALAMMVEILSAGLTGANYSFEASSLFDDQGSPPALGHTIIAINPAAMSAGDTAKRLALLASEITSDPNVRLPGRRGQNSRRLALSEGISVEDEVIAAIERL, encoded by the coding sequence ATGCATCTGTCGCTCGCCGAGGCCGAAACGCTGGTTGTGGAGGCGCTGCAGCGAAATCGAGTCAGTGCGGAAAACGCCCGTTCGGTGGCGGTCGCCCTCGTCGCGGCGGAGGCGGCCGGGCAGGGCGGCCATGGTCTGCGCCGCGTGCCCGCCTATGCCGGGCAGGCGAAGATCGGCAAGACCGACGGCTTCGCCAAGCCACAGCTCCTTCGACCCTATCCTGCCGTGCTGCGCATCGATGCCGGCAACGGCTATGCCTATCCGGCGCTCGATCTCGCCGTTGCCGAGCTTTCCATTGTTGCTCGCGAACAGGGGATCGCGCTGGCGGCCATCAGCCGCTCGCATCATGCCGGCGTCATGGGCCTGACGGTCGAGCGTTTTGCCGATCAGGGGCTGGTGGCGCTGATGGTCGCCAATGCGCCGGCCTCCATGGCGCCCTGGGGCGGCAAGAGGCCTGTCTTTGGCACCAATCCGATCGCCTTCGCCGCGCCGCTGCCGGACGCCGATCCCATCGTCATCGATCTCGCACTGTCGAAAGTGGCGCGCGGCAAGGTCATGGCCGCCCGGCAGAAGGGCGCGCCGATCCCGGCCGATTGGGCCTACGACCGCGACGGCAAGCCGACGACCGATGCTGAGGAAGCGTTGGCCGGCACGATGATCCCCGCCGGTGAATCAAAGGGGGCGGCACTGGCCATGATGGTGGAGATCCTCTCCGCCGGCCTGACCGGCGCCAACTATTCTTTCGAAGCTTCGTCGCTGTTCGACGATCAGGGTTCGCCACCCGCGCTCGGGCATACGATCATCGCCATCAATCCGGCGGCGATGAGTGCGGGCGATACGGCAAAGCGGCTGGCCCTGCTGGCGAGCGAAATCACCAGCGATCCCAATGTCCGCCTGCCCGGCCGGCGCGGGCAGAACTCACGACGCCTTGCGCTGAGTGAAGGCATCAGTGTCGAGGACGAAGTGATTGCCGCGATAGAGAGGCTTTGA
- a CDS encoding aldehyde dehydrogenase family protein, which produces MTATLDLAAETRAVLTELGVTADRYTGGTLAVTSPVTGAEIGRLREHSAAEAKAAIDKAHEAFLSWRAVPAPKRGELIRLLGEELRIGKAALGRLVSIEVGKITSEGLGEVQEMIDICDFAVGLSRQLYGLTIATERSEHRMMESWHPLGPIGIISAFNFPVAVWSWNAALAIVCGNSTVWKPSEKTPLTALAVQAMFEKALKRYVVEGGEAPANLSTLIIGGRDVGEVLVDHPKIPLVSATGSTAMGRAVGPRLANRFARAILELGGNNAAIVCPTADLDLTLRGVAFSAMGTAGQRCTTLRRLFVHESVYDQLVPRLQKAYGSVTIGNPLETDTLVGPLIDKQAFEKMQAALGQAQSAGGKVTGGERVENGAADAFYVRPALVEMPAQTGPVEHETFAPILYVMKYSDFDEVVALHNAVPQGLSSSIFTNDMREAEAFVSARGSDCGIANVNLGPSGAEIGGAFGGEKETGGGRESGSDAWKAYMRRATNTINYGRTLPLAQGVKFDVE; this is translated from the coding sequence ATGACCGCCACACTCGATCTCGCCGCCGAGACCAGGGCAGTCCTGACCGAACTCGGCGTTACCGCCGATCGCTACACGGGCGGAACACTTGCCGTAACCTCACCGGTAACCGGCGCTGAAATCGGCCGCCTGAGGGAGCATTCGGCTGCCGAAGCGAAGGCTGCGATCGACAAGGCGCATGAGGCGTTTCTTTCCTGGCGTGCCGTGCCGGCGCCGAAGCGGGGCGAGCTGATCCGCCTGCTCGGCGAAGAGCTGCGCATCGGCAAGGCGGCGCTCGGCCGTCTCGTTTCCATCGAAGTCGGCAAGATCACCTCCGAGGGCCTCGGCGAAGTGCAGGAGATGATCGACATCTGCGATTTCGCCGTCGGCCTGTCGCGCCAGCTCTATGGCCTGACCATAGCCACTGAGCGCTCGGAACATCGAATGATGGAGAGCTGGCATCCGCTGGGGCCGATCGGCATCATTTCCGCCTTCAACTTCCCCGTTGCCGTCTGGTCGTGGAACGCGGCGCTCGCCATCGTCTGCGGCAATTCCACCGTCTGGAAGCCATCGGAAAAGACGCCGCTGACGGCGCTTGCCGTACAGGCCATGTTCGAAAAGGCGCTGAAGCGCTATGTCGTCGAGGGCGGCGAGGCGCCGGCCAATCTCTCGACGCTGATCATCGGCGGCCGTGATGTCGGTGAGGTGCTGGTCGATCATCCGAAGATTCCGCTCGTTTCGGCGACCGGCTCGACAGCCATGGGCCGCGCTGTCGGTCCGCGTCTCGCCAACCGCTTCGCCCGCGCCATTCTCGAACTTGGCGGCAACAATGCCGCGATCGTCTGCCCAACGGCCGATCTCGACCTGACGCTGCGCGGCGTCGCCTTTTCCGCCATGGGAACGGCCGGCCAGCGCTGCACGACGCTGCGCCGCCTCTTCGTGCATGAAAGCGTCTATGATCAGCTCGTCCCACGCCTGCAAAAGGCCTATGGCTCGGTCACCATTGGCAATCCGCTGGAAACGGACACGCTTGTCGGCCCGCTGATCGACAAGCAGGCCTTCGAGAAGATGCAGGCAGCCCTCGGCCAGGCGCAGTCGGCCGGCGGCAAGGTGACGGGTGGCGAACGCGTCGAAAACGGCGCGGCCGATGCTTTCTACGTCCGTCCGGCCCTGGTCGAGATGCCAGCCCAGACCGGACCGGTCGAGCACGAAACCTTCGCGCCGATTCTCTATGTGATGAAGTACAGTGATTTCGACGAGGTAGTGGCGCTGCACAATGCCGTGCCGCAGGGCCTGTCGTCGTCTATCTTCACCAATGACATGCGCGAGGCGGAAGCCTTCGTCTCGGCGCGCGGTTCGGACTGCGGCATCGCCAATGTCAATCTCGGCCCTTCCGGCGCTGAAATCGGCGGTGCTTTCGGCGGCGAGAAGGAGACCGGCGGCGGCCGTGAGTCCGGCTCGGATGCCTGGAAGGCCTATATGCGCCGGGCGACCAATACTATCAACTACGGCAGGACATTGCCGCTGGCGCAGGGCGTCAAGTTCGACGTCGAGTAA
- a CDS encoding FAD-binding oxidoreductase, with the protein MLNDPRSHGLWEKTAPPPPATGPLAGDVSADVVVVGGGYTGLSSALHLAEAGTKVVLLEANEIGFGGAGRNVGLINAGMWVMPDDLPGVLGPVHGERLLELLGDAPKLVMALIEKHGIACELERNGTLHCAVGSEGLKEIEERARQWGKHGAPVTVLDTDETARRVGSSAYAGALLDMRAGTLQPLAYVRGLAHVAATAGVVIQTGSRVTATERNGGRWIVKTAGGSVSADWIVVATDAYSTGPWQEVRQEQVHLPYFNFATVPLGDNLRRSVLPGREGAWDTKEILSSFRMDQAGRLVFGSVGALRNTGLAVHKNWARRSLKKLFPQLGDIAFESEWYGKIGMTDNALPRFHRFAPNVVGFSGYNGRGIAPGTVFGKILADHILGRVSEADLPLPATDPREHGFRALKEMWYEAGAQAAHFVGARD; encoded by the coding sequence ATGCTGAATGACCCTCGCTCTCACGGACTTTGGGAGAAGACTGCTCCGCCGCCGCCTGCGACCGGGCCGCTTGCAGGCGATGTTTCGGCCGACGTGGTGGTGGTCGGCGGCGGCTATACGGGGCTGTCCTCGGCGCTGCATCTGGCGGAAGCCGGAACCAAGGTGGTGCTGCTGGAAGCCAATGAAATCGGCTTTGGCGGCGCGGGGCGCAATGTCGGTCTGATCAATGCCGGCATGTGGGTCATGCCCGACGACCTGCCTGGCGTGCTGGGTCCCGTCCATGGTGAACGGCTGCTGGAGCTTCTTGGCGATGCGCCGAAGCTGGTAATGGCGCTGATCGAGAAACACGGCATCGCCTGCGAGCTGGAACGCAACGGCACGCTGCATTGCGCCGTCGGGTCCGAGGGACTGAAGGAGATCGAAGAGCGTGCCCGTCAATGGGGCAAGCACGGTGCCCCGGTCACCGTGCTCGATACGGACGAGACGGCGCGGCGGGTGGGGAGTTCTGCCTACGCGGGAGCGTTGCTCGACATGCGCGCCGGTACGCTGCAGCCGCTCGCCTATGTCCGCGGCCTGGCGCATGTGGCGGCCACGGCCGGCGTTGTGATCCAAACCGGCAGCCGCGTGACGGCGACCGAGAGGAATGGCGGGCGGTGGATCGTCAAAACCGCCGGCGGCAGTGTCAGTGCGGATTGGATCGTCGTCGCGACGGATGCTTACAGCACCGGTCCCTGGCAAGAGGTGCGCCAGGAACAGGTGCATCTGCCCTATTTCAATTTCGCCACCGTACCACTTGGCGACAATCTGCGCAGATCGGTGCTACCCGGTCGTGAGGGCGCGTGGGATACGAAGGAAATCCTGTCGTCCTTCCGCATGGACCAGGCCGGCCGCCTTGTCTTCGGCAGCGTCGGCGCATTGCGCAATACCGGGCTTGCCGTCCACAAGAACTGGGCGCGTCGTTCGCTGAAAAAGCTGTTTCCGCAGCTCGGAGATATCGCCTTTGAAAGTGAGTGGTATGGCAAGATCGGCATGACCGACAATGCCTTGCCGCGCTTCCACAGGTTCGCGCCGAATGTCGTCGGCTTTTCCGGCTATAATGGGCGCGGCATCGCGCCGGGCACGGTGTTCGGGAAGATATTGGCCGACCATATTCTCGGCCGAGTTTCCGAAGCCGACTTGCCGCTGCCGGCGACCGATCCGCGCGAGCACGGCTTCCGTGCGCTGAAGGAAATGTGGTACGAAGCCGGCGCCCAGGCTGCGCATTTTGTAGGCGCGAGGGACTAG
- a CDS encoding Lrp/AsnC ligand binding domain-containing protein has translation MKPIFVQLQCAPGKTYEVADAIYQTELVSELYSTSGDYDLLLKVYIKDEQDIGKFINDNIANIPGIVRSLTTLTFRAF, from the coding sequence ATGAAGCCCATTTTCGTTCAGCTCCAATGCGCACCCGGCAAGACCTACGAGGTCGCCGACGCGATCTACCAGACGGAGCTGGTCTCGGAACTCTATTCCACCAGCGGCGACTACGACCTGCTGCTGAAGGTCTACATCAAGGACGAGCAGGATATCGGCAAGTTCATCAACGACAACATCGCCAATATCCCGGGCATCGTCCGCTCGCTGACCACACTGACATTTCGGGCGTTTTGA
- a CDS encoding glycosyltransferase family 4 protein, protein MTSAISDIQAQNASGPLIVHVVRQFLPNKGGLEDVVANLCRQLIRRGYRVRVVTCNSLFSDPTHKLVPAETIDDIEIVRIPWSGSSRYPLAPQVFKHIADADLIHVHAVDFFFDALAWGKLFHGRPMVATTHGGFFHTPKYAAIKKLWFNTATRLSALAYAELVCCSLSDERLFSGIAASRTRLIENGADVGKFANCAALEARRRIVTIGRFSVNKRLDRMLDVMKVLAARDPDWHLDIIGAVSDLDQPALEKEIAVRELGRHVSLHVSIDNGAIRNVIARASLFASASEYEGFGLVAIEAMSAGLLPVLHTNDAYKALAETHPTLMLSDFSNPETAADALAAAFARLGAEGLGLREELIHDARAYAWDEVAQRYVDVYAEAMTPRGERPQPLRHRGQVA, encoded by the coding sequence ATGACATCGGCTATTTCGGATATTCAAGCACAGAATGCCTCGGGACCGCTGATCGTGCATGTCGTGCGCCAGTTCCTGCCCAACAAGGGCGGGCTGGAAGATGTGGTCGCCAACCTCTGCCGGCAGTTGATCCGCCGCGGCTATCGTGTCCGCGTCGTTACCTGCAATAGCCTGTTCTCCGATCCTACCCATAAACTTGTACCGGCCGAAACCATCGATGATATCGAGATCGTCCGCATCCCCTGGTCCGGCTCCAGCCGCTATCCCTTGGCGCCGCAGGTTTTCAAGCATATCGCCGATGCCGACCTGATCCATGTCCATGCCGTCGATTTCTTCTTCGACGCGCTTGCCTGGGGCAAGCTGTTCCATGGCCGCCCGATGGTTGCCACCACCCATGGCGGCTTCTTCCATACGCCGAAATATGCCGCCATCAAGAAGCTCTGGTTCAACACCGCAACCCGGCTTTCGGCCCTTGCCTATGCCGAGCTCGTCTGTTGCAGCCTGTCGGACGAGCGGCTGTTTTCCGGCATCGCCGCCAGCCGCACCCGCCTGATCGAGAACGGCGCCGATGTCGGCAAATTCGCCAATTGCGCCGCGCTCGAAGCCCGCCGCCGCATCGTCACTATCGGCCGCTTCTCCGTCAACAAACGGCTTGACCGCATGCTTGACGTAATGAAGGTGCTCGCCGCCCGCGATCCGGATTGGCATCTCGACATTATCGGTGCCGTCTCCGATCTCGATCAGCCGGCGCTGGAGAAGGAAATCGCCGTCCGCGAGCTTGGCCGCCATGTCTCGCTGCATGTGTCGATTGACAATGGCGCCATCCGCAACGTTATCGCCCGCGCCTCGCTTTTTGCTTCCGCCTCCGAATATGAGGGCTTCGGCCTGGTGGCGATCGAGGCGATGAGTGCCGGCCTGCTGCCGGTGCTGCACACAAACGATGCCTACAAGGCGCTCGCTGAAACCCATCCGACGCTAATGCTTTCCGATTTTTCCAATCCGGAAACCGCCGCCGATGCCCTAGCCGCCGCTTTCGCGCGTCTCGGTGCCGAAGGCCTGGGCCTGAGAGAAGAACTCATTCATGACGCCCGCGCCTATGCCTGGGACGAGGTCGCGCAACGCTATGTGGATGTCTATGCCGAAGCCATGACGCCAAGGGGCGAACGGCCTCAACCGCTGCGCCATCGCGGCCAGGTCGCATAG